In one window of Candidatus Sulfuricurvum sp. RIFRC-1 DNA:
- a CDS encoding YkgJ family cysteine cluster protein → MSEYMTQEGFSFAFDPSACAKCGGNCCTGESGNIFVSVTEIAAIAKLLEMDEGEFRRTYLRKEGFRFSLKEKLVKGSYDCAFFDRSLNGCSIYTARPLQCRTFPFWDYFRHRIDELKAECPGIIHD, encoded by the coding sequence ATGTCCGAGTATATGACACAAGAAGGTTTCAGTTTTGCGTTTGATCCCTCCGCTTGCGCTAAATGCGGGGGAAACTGCTGTACCGGAGAGAGCGGCAATATTTTCGTTTCCGTCACCGAGATTGCGGCGATTGCCAAGCTGTTAGAGATGGATGAGGGGGAGTTTCGCCGTACGTATCTGCGTAAAGAGGGCTTTCGCTTTTCCCTCAAAGAGAAGCTGGTAAAGGGCTCATATGACTGTGCGTTTTTTGATCGTTCACTAAATGGGTGTAGTATTTACACTGCAAGACCGTTGCAGTGTCGAACCTTCCCGTTTTGGGATTATTTTCGTCACCGCATCGATGAACTTAAAGCGGAGTGTCCGGGGATAATCCATGATTAA
- a CDS encoding alpha-E domain-containing protein, with protein MAISVNTAQRLYWFGRYVQRAETMLKELVNSYDYVIDRDFEDGRKLYTKLGVEIEYKNALDFLKQGVYGTYGGSVEQIISWARENAIETRHLLDERGFATLNKIHNQLVAGRDRAVSPTNLEEIIDNCSLILGIFSTELDRTRAYQLIRFGQQIERFDLILRLYGEIEMVTADIEVINSIARQLNRNYRPINVTTSDISKFLLFLNSVVDRVIHKDTCASAVSQSQS; from the coding sequence ATGGCAATTTCGGTAAATACCGCGCAAAGACTTTATTGGTTCGGGCGCTATGTTCAAAGAGCAGAGACAATGCTCAAAGAGCTGGTCAACAGTTACGATTACGTGATTGACCGGGATTTCGAGGATGGGCGAAAACTCTATACAAAACTGGGGGTAGAGATCGAGTACAAAAATGCGCTCGATTTTTTGAAACAAGGGGTGTATGGAACGTACGGCGGAAGTGTTGAGCAGATTATCAGCTGGGCACGCGAAAATGCCATTGAGACACGTCATCTGCTTGATGAGAGGGGTTTCGCCACCCTCAATAAAATTCATAATCAATTGGTTGCGGGGCGGGATCGTGCCGTGAGCCCTACCAATCTCGAAGAGATTATCGATAATTGCAGTTTGATATTAGGGATATTTTCAACCGAACTGGATCGTACCAGAGCGTATCAATTGATCCGGTTCGGACAGCAGATCGAGCGGTTTGATCTCATTCTACGACTTTACGGTGAAATTGAGATGGTAACGGCTGATATTGAAGTGATTAACAGTATTGCGAGACAGCTGAACCGTAATTATCGCCCTATCAATGTCACTACGTCGGATATTTCAAAATTCCTGCTTTTTCTCAACAGTGTCGTTGATCGAGTGATCCATAAAGATACCTGTGCTTCAGCCGTTTCGCAATCACAATCATGA
- a CDS encoding M14 family metallopeptidase, which translates to MKRIEILNFKSPNRAPLNVEGFVFGEDAKGPSIAIVGAMSGDHINQLYVASRLVDYLRQKEEEGKISGKILVIPAVNTYALNMGQTFWPLDKTDINMMFPGYAQGETTQRIAAKLFESLQGYDYGIILEGRRDQGMCMPYVKLIKSDYEDMESAYALGMRFIHYRPYSPLETVMLQYNWQLWGTKALSIVFGKNGSIDHTASREVQDSLVRLMSKQGMLNVPIFDGFQSNIIFPENITVLKASYAGIFDSLVSCGTTVEKGDTLGRITDALSGEKLEKIIAPIGGVLTCQYSHPLIFQNSIAFRIASVE; encoded by the coding sequence ATGAAACGGATCGAAATACTCAATTTTAAATCTCCGAATCGTGCTCCTCTTAACGTGGAAGGCTTCGTATTCGGTGAAGATGCTAAAGGCCCCTCCATTGCCATTGTCGGTGCGATGAGCGGTGATCATATCAATCAGCTCTATGTTGCGTCGCGTTTGGTGGATTATCTGCGTCAAAAAGAGGAAGAGGGGAAAATAAGCGGTAAGATTTTAGTTATTCCGGCGGTTAATACGTACGCTTTGAATATGGGACAAACCTTTTGGCCTCTCGATAAAACCGATATCAATATGATGTTTCCGGGGTATGCTCAGGGTGAAACCACTCAGCGGATTGCCGCGAAGCTGTTTGAATCGCTTCAGGGATACGATTATGGGATCATTTTGGAAGGCCGCCGTGATCAGGGGATGTGTATGCCCTATGTCAAACTCATTAAAAGTGATTATGAAGATATGGAATCGGCCTATGCTTTAGGGATGCGTTTTATCCATTATCGTCCTTATAGTCCGCTAGAGACCGTGATGTTGCAGTACAACTGGCAGCTTTGGGGGACAAAAGCTCTCTCCATCGTTTTTGGTAAAAACGGTTCAATCGATCATACCGCCAGCCGTGAAGTGCAAGACTCATTGGTACGCTTAATGTCAAAGCAGGGGATGTTAAATGTCCCGATATTTGACGGCTTTCAAAGCAACATTATTTTTCCTGAAAATATTACGGTTCTTAAAGCATCCTATGCCGGTATTTTTGATTCATTGGTATCCTGCGGCACCACGGTTGAAAAAGGGGATACATTAGGACGTATTACCGATGCTCTCAGCGGTGAGAAGCTAGAGAAAATTATTGCCCCGATCGGAGGAGTATTGACGTGCCAGTATTCTCATCCTCTGATTTTCCAAAATTCAATTGCCTTTAGGATTGCTTCCGTAGAATAA
- a CDS encoding M14 family metallopeptidase: MGIIEEVFSIDLPVGEQFRIQRCRYTPENGETKKRISIVSGIHGDELEGQYVCFLLGEWLRANPDKIKGTVDIYPAINSLGIDSITRSVPFYDVDLNRIFPGSKNDFLPAQIADGVVNAMKGSEIAIDIHSSNVFLREIPQVRIAKSQAQMLVPLANKLNIDFVWVHDAVTVLESTFAHAMNTLGTKTLVVEMGVGMRLSKGYGHQLLDGLLNLMAEEGFLAIEPLKVRLPIQSHVGEVAYLNASCPGLFVPSIEHCQMIEKGSVVGQIVDPLSGVTLDEVIAPIGGILFTLRAYPIVYEGSLVGRIFGENG, encoded by the coding sequence ATGGGTATCATTGAAGAGGTTTTTTCGATCGATCTTCCGGTCGGGGAGCAGTTTCGGATTCAGCGGTGCCGATATACACCTGAGAATGGAGAAACAAAAAAGCGGATTTCGATTGTCAGCGGAATCCATGGGGATGAACTGGAGGGGCAGTATGTCTGTTTTCTCCTCGGCGAGTGGCTTCGGGCCAATCCTGATAAGATTAAAGGGACCGTTGATATCTATCCTGCGATTAACAGCCTTGGGATTGACAGCATTACCCGCTCCGTTCCCTTTTACGATGTCGATTTGAACCGTATTTTTCCCGGCAGTAAAAACGATTTTCTCCCCGCCCAGATCGCCGATGGGGTGGTTAATGCCATGAAGGGTTCCGAAATCGCCATCGATATCCACTCCTCAAACGTTTTTTTACGGGAGATTCCTCAAGTGCGTATCGCAAAATCCCAAGCCCAAATGCTTGTGCCGTTGGCCAATAAACTCAATATCGATTTTGTCTGGGTGCATGATGCGGTAACGGTTTTGGAATCGACCTTTGCTCATGCGATGAATACATTGGGAACAAAGACGCTTGTCGTAGAAATGGGTGTTGGGATGCGCTTAAGCAAAGGGTATGGGCATCAGCTTTTGGATGGGCTGCTAAACCTGATGGCGGAAGAGGGATTTTTAGCGATTGAACCGCTGAAGGTACGCCTTCCGATACAGTCGCATGTAGGAGAAGTCGCGTATCTGAATGCTTCGTGCCCTGGATTATTTGTCCCCTCGATCGAACACTGCCAAATGATCGAGAAAGGTTCCGTTGTGGGACAAATCGTCGATCCTCTCAGCGGGGTAACGCTCGATGAAGTGATCGCTCCGATCGGAGGGATACTCTTTACCCTTCGAGCGTATCCAATTGTTTATGAGGGATCGCTTGTCGGTCGAATTTTCGGAGAAAATGGATGA
- a CDS encoding methyltransferase, whose translation MLLYQPDGGYCYNSDSILLYGFISRFAPKGKMLDVGAGSGIVGLLIGRDFPAVRVEAVEKQPLYAEFARRNAAINHIGYTLHEGDFLELGAHGSYDWIVSNPPFYHENVSRSENPILHQARYNVHLPIEPFMSKISKLLKSNGEAVICYDARQFVQLCTACERSRLRVVDVQFVHSKEDRPSTLVMLHLKKNSKAMLNIYPPLITFSDECYTPAVQAIYDKAKVHSIKCPSI comes from the coding sequence ATGCTCCTTTATCAACCCGACGGAGGCTATTGTTACAACAGCGATTCGATATTGCTCTACGGCTTTATCTCCCGCTTTGCCCCAAAGGGGAAAATGCTCGATGTCGGAGCGGGGAGTGGAATCGTAGGGCTTTTGATCGGGCGGGATTTTCCTGCCGTGAGAGTCGAAGCGGTTGAAAAACAGCCTTTGTATGCCGAATTTGCCCGTCGAAATGCGGCGATTAACCATATCGGATACACCCTGCATGAGGGGGATTTCTTAGAACTCGGTGCTCACGGAAGCTATGATTGGATCGTCTCTAACCCTCCGTTTTATCATGAAAATGTGTCTCGTTCTGAGAACCCGATTCTCCATCAGGCACGCTATAACGTCCACTTGCCGATTGAGCCGTTTATGAGCAAAATATCCAAACTTCTCAAATCCAACGGAGAAGCGGTGATCTGTTACGATGCACGTCAATTTGTTCAGCTTTGCACTGCGTGCGAACGCTCACGATTAAGAGTCGTTGATGTACAATTCGTCCATTCAAAAGAGGATCGTCCCAGTACACTGGTGATGCTCCATCTGAAAAAAAACAGCAAAGCAATGTTAAATATTTATCCTCCGTTAATCACGTTTTCGGATGAGTGTTATACCCCTGCGGTGCAGGCGATTTACGATAAAGCAAAGGTGCACAGTATCAAATGTCCGAGTATATGA
- a CDS encoding Fic family protein — MTQFTPQTLPLPQNIETTKILKKSISANRALARLNGVAKIIPNSAILINSLLLQEAKDSSEIENIITTHDELYRAGLDISSVTNEAKEVQNYREALLQGFSLVQDNRLLLKKYIIEIQQVLEQNNAGVRRQSGTILKNIQTGEVVFTPPQEYEVIQALLDNLETYINEPNDIDDLINMAIIHYQFESIHPFYDGNGRTGRIINILYLILKDLLDIPILYLSRYIITHKADYYRLLQEVRTKDNWEEWILYMLDGVEQTSLETVELINGINDLMIVTQDKISTQLPKIYSKDLVEVLFMHPYTKIEFLVDRLGITRQTASKYLNELETVGIVKNIQIKNSKFFVNLELFDMLRKGI, encoded by the coding sequence ATGACCCAATTCACCCCGCAAACCTTACCTCTTCCCCAAAACATCGAAACCACTAAAATTCTCAAAAAATCGATCAGTGCTAACCGTGCATTAGCCCGTCTAAACGGTGTGGCGAAGATTATCCCTAACAGTGCGATCCTCATCAACTCTTTGCTACTACAAGAGGCGAAAGACAGTTCTGAGATCGAAAATATCATCACGACGCATGATGAACTCTATCGTGCGGGATTGGATATTTCCAGTGTCACGAATGAAGCCAAAGAAGTACAAAACTATCGTGAAGCACTGCTACAGGGTTTTTCTCTCGTACAAGATAATCGTTTGTTGTTAAAAAAGTATATTATAGAGATTCAGCAGGTATTGGAACAGAACAATGCAGGTGTGCGCCGTCAAAGCGGTACGATTTTGAAAAATATACAAACGGGGGAGGTTGTCTTTACTCCGCCGCAAGAGTATGAGGTCATACAAGCACTTTTGGATAATCTCGAAACGTATATCAACGAACCCAACGACATAGATGATCTCATCAATATGGCGATTATCCATTATCAGTTTGAGTCTATCCATCCGTTTTATGACGGTAATGGGCGAACGGGACGGATTATCAATATCTTGTATCTGATTTTAAAAGATTTACTCGATATTCCTATCCTTTATCTGAGCCGTTATATCATCACTCATAAGGCGGATTATTATAGACTTCTTCAAGAGGTTAGAACCAAGGATAATTGGGAAGAGTGGATTTTGTATATGCTCGATGGAGTGGAACAAACGTCGCTCGAAACGGTTGAACTTATAAACGGCATCAATGATTTGATGATTGTAACGCAAGATAAAATATCTACGCAACTGCCAAAGATTTACAGTAAAGATTTGGTTGAGGTGCTATTTATGCATCCGTATACGAAGATAGAGTTCTTGGTGGATAGATTAGGTATTACAAGACAAACAGCATCTAAATATCTCAATGAACTTGAAACTGTGGGAATTGTAAAAAATATTCAAATCAAAAACAGTAAATTTTTTGTCAATCTCGAACTTTTTGATATGTTAAGAAAAGGCATTTAA
- the trpC gene encoding indole-3-glycerol phosphate synthase TrpC, translating into MILDDIIKKTKEDLIEREAKFSMDWLGRSLAFNARAPRDVRPYLTSTPEEPYRIISEVKKASPSRGVIREDFDPVAIAQAYERGGANAISILTEPHFFQGNLDYLAEIRRYVSIPLLRKDFIISKYQLLEALVYGADFVLLIAAALSKDELKELLNYTRHLGMEALVEIHDKAELTKAIYAGADIIGINHRNLQTFEMNMNLSYDLIPLIPNGKIIVAESGIYEHGQLEDLNKAGVDAFLVGESLMRQDDVETALKTLKNG; encoded by the coding sequence ATGATATTAGACGACATCATCAAAAAAACCAAAGAAGATCTGATAGAACGCGAAGCCAAATTCAGTATGGATTGGCTCGGACGTTCATTGGCATTTAATGCACGGGCACCTCGTGATGTGAGACCTTATCTCACCTCTACTCCCGAAGAACCGTACCGCATTATTTCGGAAGTGAAAAAAGCAAGCCCTTCGCGTGGCGTAATTCGTGAAGACTTCGATCCCGTAGCGATTGCTCAGGCGTATGAACGCGGCGGAGCGAATGCGATTTCAATCCTTACCGAGCCGCACTTTTTTCAGGGTAATCTCGATTATCTCGCGGAGATTCGCCGTTATGTGAGTATTCCGCTTCTGCGCAAAGACTTTATCATCTCCAAATATCAGCTTCTTGAAGCGCTTGTGTACGGAGCCGATTTCGTCCTCCTGATTGCGGCGGCACTGAGCAAAGATGAGCTTAAAGAGTTGTTGAACTACACTCGCCATTTGGGGATGGAGGCTCTCGTTGAGATTCACGATAAAGCCGAACTGACCAAAGCAATCTATGCGGGTGCGGACATTATCGGGATTAACCACCGTAACCTCCAGACGTTTGAGATGAATATGAATTTGAGTTACGATTTGATACCTCTCATCCCGAACGGGAAAATCATCGTTGCTGAGAGTGGAATCTATGAACACGGTCAGTTGGAAGATTTGAACAAAGCGGGTGTAGATGCCTTTTTGGTCGGTGAATCACTGATGCGTCAAGATGATGTCGAAACAGCACTGAAAACTCTAAAAAACGGCTAA
- the kdsB gene encoding 3-deoxy-manno-octulosonate cytidylyltransferase: MIIIPARLASTRFPEKVLADIGGLPMVIRTAKRVESIDRVVVACDDEKILEICVAHGVEARLTSTTHKSGTDRINECAQIIDVPDDELIINVQADEPFIETEVLELLIERLNALKAMSAPFIMASCYNAINTESAQDPNLVKVITDVDHNAIYFSRSPIPFNRSGEANYFGHIGIYGFTKKSLHDFCALGEAPLEDIEKLEQLRALYHGKKISMVKVASSGFGIDTVEDLERAKKIFGV; encoded by the coding sequence ATGATTATCATCCCTGCCCGTCTCGCTTCCACCCGCTTTCCCGAAAAAGTTTTAGCCGATATCGGCGGTTTGCCGATGGTGATCCGTACCGCAAAACGGGTCGAGTCCATCGATCGTGTCGTCGTCGCGTGTGACGATGAAAAAATCCTCGAAATCTGTGTGGCACACGGTGTCGAAGCGCGTCTCACCTCTACGACGCACAAAAGCGGAACCGACCGTATCAATGAGTGCGCTCAGATCATCGATGTACCTGATGATGAACTCATCATCAACGTCCAAGCCGATGAGCCGTTTATCGAAACGGAAGTACTTGAGCTACTCATCGAGCGTCTCAACGCCCTCAAAGCCATGAGCGCTCCGTTTATCATGGCTAGCTGCTACAACGCGATCAACACCGAGTCGGCACAAGATCCGAACCTCGTGAAAGTCATCACCGATGTAGATCATAACGCAATCTACTTCTCCCGTTCGCCGATCCCGTTCAACCGCAGCGGCGAGGCGAACTATTTCGGACATATCGGGATTTACGGCTTCACGAAAAAGTCCTTACATGATTTCTGCGCCCTCGGCGAAGCACCGCTCGAAGACATCGAAAAACTAGAGCAGCTCCGCGCACTCTATCACGGCAAAAAAATCTCGATGGTGAAAGTGGCCAGTAGCGGATTCGGGATCGATACGGTAGAGGATTTGGAGCGGGCGAAGAAAATTTTCGGAGTTTAA
- a CDS encoding circularly permuted type 2 ATP-grasp protein, giving the protein MLEPVCPELQKFYDIFDGVDQSKVSEFKEFLEANAVNFNLFKDGTFIERSFPFDMIPRIIPKAEFDALEAGIIQRVKALNAFLNDIYNDQKIVNDGVVPREYVDSAKAFLPEFMGVNPPKGVRTHISGIDLVKDAVSGKWVILEDNLRVPSGVSYPLTIRRAFRHTYPEFFESMKISKIKHYGDELKAAMDYVNTGGLNVVLTPGRYNSAYYEHSYLAKITGATLASGDDLVVENDEVFLCSYDGERQRIGAIYRRLDDDFLDPEEFEPDSLIGVKGITRAYRAGNVAIMNSIGNGVADDKGIYYFVPQMVKYYLDEEPILSNAPTYLPYYEKDRKYVLENIDKLVIKDVAEAGGYGVLFGNRLTPEKRAEIIEMILAEPRRWIAQEVIEFYDLPCMMEEGIVPRKADLRAYVIHGEKVTVSMGGLTRYAMEEGNYLVNSSQGGGFKDTWVVEL; this is encoded by the coding sequence ATGCTTGAACCTGTGTGTCCAGAATTACAAAAGTTTTATGATATCTTTGATGGCGTAGATCAAAGTAAAGTTTCCGAATTTAAAGAGTTTCTAGAGGCCAATGCGGTAAATTTCAATCTTTTTAAAGATGGAACATTTATAGAACGCTCTTTCCCTTTTGACATGATCCCCCGTATCATCCCCAAAGCAGAATTTGACGCCTTAGAAGCAGGAATTATCCAGCGCGTTAAAGCTCTCAACGCTTTTTTAAATGATATTTATAACGATCAAAAAATCGTCAACGATGGAGTTGTACCACGTGAGTACGTCGATTCGGCAAAAGCATTTTTGCCGGAGTTTATGGGTGTGAATCCTCCCAAAGGGGTTCGTACACACATCAGCGGTATCGATCTGGTCAAAGATGCGGTGAGCGGCAAATGGGTGATTTTGGAAGATAATCTTCGTGTCCCCAGCGGGGTAAGTTATCCCCTCACTATCCGTCGAGCGTTTCGTCATACGTATCCGGAATTTTTTGAATCGATGAAAATCAGTAAAATTAAACATTACGGTGATGAGCTCAAAGCAGCGATGGATTATGTCAATACCGGAGGGCTCAATGTCGTCCTCACTCCGGGACGCTACAACTCTGCGTATTATGAACACAGCTATTTGGCTAAAATCACCGGAGCGACTCTCGCTTCGGGGGATGATTTGGTGGTTGAAAATGATGAGGTTTTTTTATGCTCATATGACGGTGAACGTCAGCGTATCGGAGCGATCTATCGGCGGCTCGATGATGATTTCCTCGATCCCGAAGAGTTCGAGCCTGATAGCTTGATCGGAGTAAAAGGGATCACGCGAGCGTATCGTGCCGGAAATGTTGCCATTATGAACAGTATCGGAAACGGTGTTGCGGATGATAAAGGGATCTATTATTTCGTCCCTCAAATGGTCAAATACTATCTGGATGAAGAACCGATTCTCTCGAATGCTCCGACCTATCTGCCCTACTATGAAAAAGATCGAAAATACGTTCTGGAGAATATCGATAAACTTGTTATCAAGGACGTTGCTGAAGCGGGAGGATACGGTGTATTGTTCGGGAATCGCTTGACTCCTGAAAAACGTGCCGAAATTATCGAAATGATTTTGGCAGAACCGCGCCGCTGGATTGCTCAAGAGGTAATCGAATTTTACGATTTACCGTGCATGATGGAAGAGGGTATCGTCCCTCGTAAAGCCGATCTACGCGCTTATGTGATTCATGGCGAAAAAGTGACGGTCAGCATGGGAGGATTAACCCGTTATGCGATGGAAGAGGGGAATTATTTGGTGAATTCGTCTCAAGGAGGCGGCTTTAAAGATACATGGGTGGTGGAACTATGA
- a CDS encoding diguanylate cyclase, whose translation MKSYTTYKRLIAKTVILSLVASLAVAFVYGVFIKKRAIDDLARVDARKTSRLAFEALYSAMEKGWSKEELDAIILRLNKVEPNMRVNAYRSPIVSELFGERPQDKQIREHDPMVLRAMKGEEILTGDEEIRYLYPIVVNQECLSCHTNAKVGDINGVIDVRFPVANLKISLTTMINSFIIFFVVFTIMIFAILYFRLNALLVQPINQFIVMIQEIISKNDMAKRVSLKTKILEVKNIENYFNKMLDSIQDYYEKLQELSDRDYLTGLYNRRKFEEFLTYEIKRSVRHRHKFTILMIDLDNFKYINDTYGHASGDLVLKEVTNIFGTNLRNADILARLGGDEFAVLLPETPYENGYAVVEKLRSRLEATPISLMFDQITLTASFGIAEYPEQGENIESLLTGSDLAMYKAKRAGKNTIARADQSDQEMAAEIQKKGEFLRRAIDEDRVEPFIQSIYHVETGKLFGYEVLARIRDGKRYMAAGQFIEVAESLGFASKIDQIILTKGLRIREEKGWWDKRFFFNLSTNSLFGGEYVDLIQAHYSSNPMPSLNSGVTIEILEREAIHNVNGLMEIIESMKNIGISFALDDFGSGFSSFVYLKYFDTEYVKIDGEFVKNITVNEKDRIFVKHIHQIAKEFGKQTIAEYVEDEETLEVLREIGVDYAQGYHYGRPELLA comes from the coding sequence ATGAAGTCGTACACAACTTATAAAAGGCTCATCGCCAAAACGGTTATACTTTCGCTAGTAGCAAGTTTGGCGGTTGCCTTTGTGTACGGTGTTTTTATCAAAAAACGAGCTATTGATGACCTTGCTCGTGTTGATGCTCGAAAAACAAGCCGATTAGCATTTGAGGCTCTTTACTCCGCGATGGAAAAAGGGTGGAGTAAAGAAGAACTGGATGCGATTATTCTTCGTTTGAACAAAGTTGAACCCAATATGCGGGTAAATGCTTATCGCAGTCCTATCGTTTCAGAGTTGTTCGGAGAGCGTCCGCAAGACAAGCAGATCCGCGAACATGATCCGATGGTTTTACGGGCGATGAAAGGGGAAGAGATCCTCACCGGAGATGAAGAGATCCGCTATCTCTATCCGATTGTTGTTAATCAAGAGTGTCTTTCATGCCACACGAATGCCAAAGTTGGAGACATTAACGGTGTTATTGACGTCCGTTTTCCGGTAGCCAATCTCAAAATCTCATTGACGACGATGATTAATTCCTTTATTATTTTCTTCGTCGTCTTTACGATTATGATTTTCGCCATTTTGTATTTTAGACTCAATGCCCTATTGGTACAGCCTATCAACCAATTTATCGTGATGATCCAAGAGATTATCAGTAAAAACGATATGGCCAAACGGGTGAGTCTCAAGACCAAAATTTTAGAAGTAAAAAATATCGAGAATTATTTTAATAAAATGCTCGATTCGATCCAAGATTATTATGAAAAGCTTCAAGAACTCTCCGATCGCGATTATCTCACCGGACTTTACAACCGTCGAAAATTTGAAGAGTTTTTGACCTATGAGATTAAACGCTCTGTGCGTCACCGTCACAAGTTTACGATTTTGATGATCGATTTGGATAATTTTAAATACATTAATGACACGTACGGGCATGCTTCAGGGGATTTGGTTCTCAAAGAGGTGACCAATATTTTCGGTACAAATCTTCGAAACGCGGATATATTGGCCCGTTTGGGAGGCGATGAATTTGCGGTACTTCTCCCGGAAACGCCGTATGAAAATGGGTATGCAGTCGTTGAAAAACTTCGTTCACGTCTTGAGGCAACCCCTATTTCATTGATGTTTGATCAGATTACTTTGACAGCAAGTTTCGGAATTGCCGAGTATCCTGAGCAGGGAGAAAACATCGAATCTCTTCTTACGGGATCGGATTTGGCAATGTATAAAGCCAAGCGTGCAGGAAAAAATACGATTGCACGTGCCGATCAAAGTGATCAGGAAATGGCCGCTGAGATTCAGAAAAAAGGGGAGTTTCTCCGTCGTGCGATTGATGAAGATCGCGTTGAGCCGTTTATCCAGTCGATTTACCATGTCGAAACAGGCAAATTATTCGGATATGAAGTATTAGCCCGTATTCGTGACGGTAAACGTTACATGGCGGCAGGGCAATTTATCGAGGTCGCGGAAAGCTTAGGGTTCGCCTCGAAAATCGATCAGATTATTTTGACCAAAGGTCTCCGTATCCGAGAAGAAAAAGGGTGGTGGGATAAGCGGTTTTTCTTTAACCTCTCTACGAACAGCCTCTTTGGTGGGGAATATGTAGATTTGATTCAAGCGCATTACAGCAGTAATCCGATGCCGTCATTAAACAGCGGCGTAACCATCGAAATTTTAGAGCGTGAAGCGATCCATAATGTTAACGGTTTGATGGAAATTATCGAATCGATGAAAAATATCGGGATCAGCTTTGCTCTGGATGATTTCGGATCAGGATTTTCATCGTTTGTTTATCTCAAATATTTTGATACGGAGTATGTAAAAATCGATGGTGAATTCGTTAAAAATATTACGGTGAATGAAAAAGATCGTATTTTTGTCAAGCATATTCATCAAATTGCAAAAGAATTCGGCAAACAGACGATTGCAGAGTATGTGGAAGATGAAGAGACCCTTGAGGTCCTCAGAGAGATTGGAGTCGATTACGCTCAAGGATACCATTACGGTCGTCCTGAGCTGCTGGCGTAA